GCCACTTTCCAGGGCACACCGGTGATTTCCATTCTCACAATCAGCGTGGAAATTAGATTCGGCCTGGGTAGACGCGATCATTATAGATGAGGGGCCATACCGAATGGAAGGATGGTCTCCTTCGACGAATTACAAACTTCGAGATGGATAGAGAGggagcgaaaaagagaaagagcgagatcTAAACTTTTCGTTGGAAGAGTTCTTGCTATTTGCCTACAGATTTAGCAACATCGAGAAACtcaaatatgtatacacatcTGGAATCTTGGAATCTTATGATTCTTGTAGATCTTCTAGATCTATAGAAACGTACAGATGTTAGTGTAAGGGAGTAAACATGTTCGTTCCCATAGGGATTCTCAGAAAGGCTAGATTTTTACTCTTTCCAAGAAAACATATGAAATAATAGTAACAGTGAAAGAACTTTTTATACCTTGCAGTGGTTGCAATTGTGGATGACCGAGTACGGCTGGGCACAGTCATAGCGCGCCAGGACTTCCTCAAACTCGCAGTGTAATCTGGCGGCGAGCCTGTCGACGAGCAACAGCTTCTCCAAAGCATCGGCGCATTTCCGGCCGCCATTTAGCACGTCCTCGAGCGGGCCTCCCTTACCAGGCGCCAGGGCGTTGACCACCGCGTGTTCGCAGCAATGCCGCAGACGCAACCCACTCATGAACCAATATCGATTCTCCCTTGGGGTTAAAAAACTTTCCGTACTGGCCCGGCCGAAATCGTCCCGACAGATGTCTCTCTTGTGCGACTCCTCGAGATAAAAAAGGCACTGTTCCGGAACCGCCCGCTCGCCATCATCGGGCTTGGCTCGATCGCGCtcctcatcgtcgttgtcctcgtagttcctttttctttccttcgctaGCTCCTTCGCTTCGCCATGAAGATCGTTATCACTTATCCCTTTCTTCCTTGCTCTCATCTTATATTCCATAGTTTGTAGCTTCTTGATAACTTGGACGAAACCAGCTTCGGGCTTGTTTCCTTGCGATTCTGATGCGCATGCACCTGGACAGATCTTTGGAACTTCCGGTGGACCACAGCTACCCTGAAGATCGGCCGGCGCTGGACCCGCCAGATCGCAGGCCGACAGCCAAGGATTTATCTGGTTCACCTCCCAAGCGTATTCGTTGTAAGGATGCGCATCAGTGATCTCAGGGATAGCCTGCTGATCCTGATAAAACTCTTCCATTTCCATTTGTTGAGCTTTCGAGTCTGCCTCCTGGCGATAGCGACGTTGATCGTCCTCGTCGCTTCGAATATATTGTTGCGCCGCGTCGTTGGACGATGAGGACAACGGTGAGCCTCTCGGCGCcgttttgttgttgttgctgttgttgtggTTGTTCCTATTATTTCTATCGCTGTCGTTTCGTTCTCGTATGAGATTCGCACCGCTGCTGAGGGCAGCCGCCTTTTGTCCAAAGCCAGCCGAGGATGGATGTTGGCTCGAACTGTTGCTCGAGCACAACAACGGCCACGTCAGGAGGTACAGGAGAAGGAGCAGTCCGTAATTCCTGCCGCGACGAGGcagctgttgctgctgctgttggtggtgatggtggtgatagGGATGGCGGTGCTGTTGGtgatgctgttgctgttgttgttgacGTTGTTGCTCCTGACATCGGCGATGTGCGATTCTCGAATTACTCTCCTCGAGAACGATCCTAAGATTCGCGTTAGATTCGTTCGACCAGTTTCCTTCTCTCCGACTAAGAGTCGACTGTGGAAACCCATCAGGATACTCGTTGTTTCCTTgagtttctcttccttttcttctctttctttcacgctCAAAGTCAaagtcgtcgacgacgactctttctcgttcttcgaAGCTATCGCTTCGATCCTCTTCTTGTTGAAGACGATAGCTGGAAGACTCTCTATTCTTATTAGCGTTCGATAAATGAGCCGATGCATCGCGATCGACGACGGTTGCGTCGTCAGTTCCGATTCCGTTTCCACTATTTTCGATAGTCCACGAGTGACATCGCGTAGCATCGatctcgatcgtcgacgaGGGTTCGACGAATACGTCCATCGCCGGCCGTCGGCACGACGATATGTTCTCTGTTTCgtcctcgtcatcgtcatcgtcattaaaGGCAGTGTTAGCAAGCAcatcgagagaagaagaagtaccCGTGAGAAAAATCGCACTGTTCGCGAATCCATTTGACGCGGGATAAGAGCGTACCGAGAATCGTTCGACGGTGTAACCACGCAGAAAGATTCGATCGTTGAAAAGAGATGATCTTCTACGGCGTCCAGCGagtcctcttttctttctcgactgGGAGGTAGGAGCAACAGCCCACCGTCGTCGTTGTGGTCGCGTCGCTGAGAGCCGATCCGCTCGGCGTTCTCCCTGCTCGGCTTCCAAGGTCGGTGTGACCGCGTGATAACGCGCGCGCACCACACTGCGGAAAGGAGGGTGGCGAGAGGCGCGAAAGGCAGTGGCGTTTCTAGCTGCTGGCCCGTCCTCGTGTTCTCCGTGCAGCTGCTGTCTTCGACGCCGACGACGTCGCCGTcgttgatgttgttgttgttgttgttgttgttgttgttgttgttgttgttgttgttgctgctgctgttgttgttgttgttgttgctgctgctgctgttgctgttgctgctgttgttgttgtcggcGATGATGCTGATGCCGATGATGTCGTTGACGTTGCCGCTCGGCGATAACGACGTTACCACGTCGTTCTTGTTTAGGGGTTGCGAttcgacgaaagagagaacaacaaCGATAGACGACGCGGGActcctcgtcgtcctcctccgtcttcttcttcttcctcttcctctttcctctcgtcGTCGTGGGTGGTCCCGTGAGTCCGGGCGAGTCGAGCCGCATGGACACGAGATCGGGGACTCTAACGTCCCCGTGTTCTCcacgtcgttctcgtcgttgcTGAGACTCCCCAATGATGCTTCCGAAGAAGtcctccttcctttcctcCGTCCACCGATCGAAACGAGGATCGGCGAGGAAGCGAAAACGTACGTAAGGCGATAACGTAGGCGATAACGATATAAACGATGATAAGAGGAAGGAGTCGTGGCGAACTCGCGCGGACAATCCGTGCTGGGGTCGCGTGTTCCTTGCTGCAGGGGGCCCCGCATCGCTGCCACCAAGGCCTAAGCCCGCTTCTTCTCCCGCGGCTAAGCTGCGTTCTTCCGCTGCCGCCGAGCTCGCCACCGACCTCGCCACAGGCCTCGCCACCGAAAGTAAACGAGCTAAGCGTATTCCTCGTACTTTTTCTACTCCTACTCCTGCTccaacttcttcttctctctccttccctttgGTCAACGGTGCTCTCAGCCCCGCTCGAAAGTATCCCGGTGCCGTTAGCCAGCTTCGAGGACTCGTTCGAACGGTCCGGGTTAGCGGGGCCCTTAGAAGTTCCCCTGGGCCAGCAACCGCGAGTTTCTTCGTCCGTAAATAGGGACGACGATAGCTGCGGGAGGAACGGCACTGCCGAGTACCACCACCAACACGGTAACGATCGAGCTCGTGGTAATCGCGACTGCCGTGGCAGCCACCGTCGTAGCGACAACGAGGACTGATTCGGGTAAGGCTGATAAAGGCGGGAAGAAGGCAGGATGATCGTGGATAATGCGTCGTCGTTCGTCGGTGATACCTTTCGTCTTTTCCTTCTGACACGCCACCTGGCCGAACACCGAGACCACCGTCCTGGAAGCACCACCtttctcgtcttctttcttctccactttcttctcctccgacttctcgtccttcttcttctcttccttctctccctgTAGTTTGTCGCTCGCGTGAACGTGCCACCGGGTCGAGCGAGTCTCTTCGTACGAACGTCGAGCGTGGGGGAACGTCGAACAACGACGACTCTGACGACAGGAGTTCTCGAGCGGCGAAAGCGCACGAACGCCGTCCTCGTAGTCCCCCTGCCGAGGCTCGCGAGCTCCCGATACGGGACACCGAGGTTCATGCTGCATCCTGCACGCGAGGCTATGcgccctcctcctccccctcttgctcctcctcctcttccaccgcctccaccaccaccaacacctcctcttcctctccgcTACGACTACTCGCACGTTTctgtcctcctcctcctcctgcccctctttctcctcctccttctcctcttcgtcgtcttcgtcctcgtcgtcaaCGATGATCACGGCCGGTGCCGGCACGATTGcgagcaccaccaccaccaccgtgACGAACTTAACGACGAACTCGACTCTCGAGACCTCATGGACACACCCCCGTGCGAAAACTACCTCCTCggcttcttattctttttcttcctcttcttctttctcttcgatcttcTTACACACCTTCGACTATTATCTTCTTACTCCGATTGATCCTTCCTTGACACAGCTATCACACTTATCCCGACCACCTAATATCTTTTCATCCGATACACAAATACGTTCCCCTTTACAGCTGCGATagcgaaaagagaaatatgcaTTGAAAAATAGGCGCGTGTCGCGGCTCCCTTttagattgaaaagaaaaagagagagagggggaagagaaagagagatagagaatgatagaaagggaaaaagagggaggggagggagagagatggaagggaaaaaaaagaaagtgaggTTAGGGCGCACTTCACTTGCACTCGCGCTATACTACACCCGGATCGTGATGGCACGCACGAAGATGCGCGcgggcgcgcgcgcacgcCTCTTTTCCACTCGGTGAGCAGCCCTTAAAGAGCTCGATTTTTGCAGGAAAACGAACTTTCGATCGTATCGTCGAGCAGGGATCATGGGTATATTTTTGGTCGCGGTAGTGTATAACACGCTAGTAGCTTCCTTTGCCCGAGAATGATTACGCGACGAAACACGCGGCTGTCGAATCGGCTGTCACGAGGAACGGACGAAGAGACGGTCCCTGCTCGATCGTTCCTCCTTAACTCCTCCGCTTCTCCGCGCACCCAGAATGGGAACGGTCGTTCCAGGAACTAGAACCCCTCGCAGCCTCGTTCGtcctacttttctctctctatcttgctcgctcgttcgcttgcttcctcgctcgctcactcgtACACACTTTCACGTACGAGactctatctttatttttttcgttttgtctgATCCTTGTAACCGTTTAACCACTTGCTCGACCAAAAGGATTGTTAAAAAGCGTCTCGCCCAAATTCGACGAGTCGACGAACGCGAGATCGTCGACGACGCCGTCGTCGACAttgacgacgacggcgacggcgacggcgtcGGCGAAGCTGGCCCGGCCAATTTTTGGCACGACGTTAAAGGGATACGACAACAAAGGAATCTCGTACACGTTTTGTTGTGTTCAGAAAGAGGACCACGGCGTCGGTGACGTAGGAAGCAGGTGGAAGAAACTGGCCAAAGGGGTTGGTCGATGCGCTggaggagggagaaaggagaaaaggagggTGCGTCCGCGACGTTTAAGAGGAGCCACGGCGAATCCACTTTTCGCACTTCGATTAGAGTGTGTGTGaatatgtgtgcgtatgtgcgtatgtgtgtgtaagagagagacagaaagagaaagggagagagagagagagagaaagtaagagaacgAGTGAGCTCTGAAGATGAACGTCGAGCTTCttgttattctttattattccgTTCGCGAACACGTACCGTACTTATCGTTCTTCCGATTCAAACAGTTTGTACGAAAGGGAAAACTTGTCGAAGAATCGCTTTTGGATTGCGACTGACATACACGAGAAATGAACGAGAGGCACCAAAAGGATTATCGGAACACGGGATAATTTATCTCACGCTCGTGCACCCCTGcacatgcacatacatacacacagagataCACGCatgcacgtacgcacgcacgcacgcacgcacgcacgcacgcacgcacgtacgcacgcacgtacgttAAGTAGACGTTAAATTACGTTTGTATAATttctatgtacgtattatatacagacgcgcgtatatatacatctatcatatatacgtatgtatgtataatatgtacacaacaaagagagagacaacaccaacaaaagagagagagagatggttcCGAGCGCGTGACACACGAGAAACACCGAGCCCGTAGCCGCAGCAGGCACTGCGCGCGTATCAGCTAACGAGCGTATCCGACGAGTCCCGAGTTGGAGAGACGTCGGAAACTTCGGAACACCTTCGTTCTCTCGCGGcccgtctctctgtctcccgcACGCGCACATGCgcttatctctctccctctctttctctctctctctttctacccttCCTTCTCTCGACCCCCTTCTACTTCTCCCTCTCGTATAAGCAGCCCCGCATTCTCCCTCCTACGATATCTCTTTTCAACGTTACGTTCGTAAGAGCTATAATCTCAGGCGGATCGTTTATACGAAGGGAGCGGTGgtacattctctctttctctttctaacgcgcgcgcgcacccACGTTTTCTCCGCAATTGCTGTaagtgcgcgcgcgcgagcagACGATCGTAGGGCGGATTCTTTTCCCTCGTTCGGCAGGAACACGCCGGCCAGCAGGAGCtgtgcgcgcgcgctctcGCTCGAAAACGATGGACTCGATCgtattctcctcctcctccaacaacttctcctcctcttcttcttccaccttgtcctctcttttcttctcgagaCGAAGGACGTATTCGCGTCGCTGTGAAGCAACCGAATTATAAGCGACGTCGACATGCACCCGACTGTTCTATCTAAGCGAGCGAGCGTTCTGCGCATGCGCCCTTCTGCTAGAGTGGCGCCACCATCGTATTGCGTCCGCCATCttgttctttctccttccccgGGCATCTCCTTTGGCATTGCGCGCCGTCCCTCGGCACTTTTCAACCCCACCCTACCAAAACCCTTCAACGATCCCCTCTGCGATCCTTGCGGGAGCCTCTTTGCCaaccctcttctttctttctttctttctttctctctctctctttctctctcgctctttctctatctacatCATCAACCCACCCCACGAACTCTCGAACCACGAGAAAACCGAGAAAAACCGGCCGAGTGAAATCCTCGGTTCGAAGCGTGGCTGGCGCTTATGGATTCCTTCCTGCTCCTTTCCATATTCGGGCGCTTTCCGAACAAGTCGAATACATCGTCATAACAGTAGTCTCCTCGACAGCACACACATCTCAGCTGCCACTACCTACACGATCAATGAACGAGGTCGAAAGGCCGAGAATGAGCAAATGAATTTGTCGACATTTTTATGCCACGACTGACTTTACGCCTTTGCACGACTATTTTGACTTCGTGTACTTATACATGCTTTTGCGAGCAcgcttataatatattttcgaacaTTACTggaatagataattttttaatgtatctataaatttttaatgaaatataataaatcgcgATGTAGATTCTAAGATTCTAGATATATTTACTGTATCTAGATAAATTATAGTAATGTAATTTTGTCTGCTCGGATTCGTCCTTTTCCGCCATCTTCTTGGACTTGATACTTCCTTCGATACTGTATCACGTTTTGAATCTGTTATAGGAATAGCAAATTTATGCGAATCTTGTTATTCCGATCAAATAAAGTCCTCCGATCTAAAGCTTCTTcgattattgatatattgtaTGCTATCAACCTATAGCACAACTATTCAAAGAGGTCATCCGAAGAGCGATTGAAGACTCGTTCCGATCACGCGCCACAGGGTCGTATCTATTCTCGCTGGTAGCCATTTCTTTGAActacaagaaaaatattcttctattctatttgtttctaatactccaaatcattattaatttttcttaaaacatTCTTGATGTTaacattttcattcgatatattaTCCAAATCTaacatttcgttttatttcatattgaaaaattgaaattgaagaAAACATGAAAGCTGGAACGTAGCACCATCTAACGCTAATGTTTCGTTCCATTTTACATGCGCGCGCGAATATACAAAGCATAGCAAGAAGAGCATTACATTTCAGACATGTATTCATTCTCCATCACAGTCAAGCGTTGCGCATGACCATAATGAAAGGAAATTTTCGCGAATCGATAATTCATCACCAGCTGTAGCAGTATCAACGAATTAGTCATGCGGTCGTACCGTCTATTTACCTGTCATCGatacataaaaattcattaattgtTTCCGACAGATTCGTTACTTTCCTCTTCATTTGATCAAATCGATTGGTATTTTCCATATAAcgtatccttcttttttcgctGAATATTCCATAGGTCatcacgaattttcttttttcagcaATTCTTGTAATCCACAATTTTCATCgcaaataaatcatatatcaaattgattggacctatatatatacatacatacatatatatatacatacatatatatatatatatatatatatgtagcgATATTAAAGTAAAAGTCATGGccgaaaaaatatgaaaaatggcGCATGTCATCGAGAAAAATGGACAATACGTGATTTACTTCCAATCGATGTAGTAGCATAGGACGTA
Above is a window of Vespula vulgaris chromosome 4, iyVesVulg1.1, whole genome shotgun sequence DNA encoding:
- the LOC127063234 gene encoding uncharacterized protein LOC127063234, with translation MRLDSPGLTGPPTTTRGKRKRKKKKTEEDDEESRVVYRCCSLFRRIATPKQERRGNVVIAERQRQRHHRHQHHRRQQQQQQQQQQQQQQQQQQQQQQQQQQQQQQQQQQQQQHQRRRRRRRRRQQLHGEHEDGPAARNATAFRASRHPPFRSVVRARYHAVTPTLEAEQGERRADRLSATRPQRRRWAVAPTSQSRKKRGLAGRRRRSSLFNDRIFLRGYTVERFSVRSYPASNGFANSAIFLTGTSSSLDVLANTAFNDDDDDEDETENISSCRRPAMDVFVEPSSTIEIDATRCHSWTIENSGNGIGTDDATVVDRDASAHLSNANKNRESSSYRLQQEEDRSDSFEERERVVVDDFDFERERKRRKGRETQGNNEYPDGFPQSTLSRREGNWSNESNANLRIVLEESNSRIAHRRCQEQQRQQQQQQHHQQHRHPYHHHHHQQQQQQLPRRGRNYGLLLLLYLLTWPLLCSSNSSSQHPSSAGFGQKAAALSSGANLIRERNDSDRNNRNNHNNSNNNKTAPRGSPLSSSSNDAAQQYIRSDEDDQRRYRQEADSKAQQMEMEEFYQDQQAIPEITDAHPYNEYAWEVNQINPWLSACDLAGPAPADLQGSCGPPEVPKICPGACASESQGNKPEAGFVQVIKKLQTMEYKMRARKKGISDNDLHGEAKELAKERKRNYEDNDDEERDRAKPDDGERAVPEQCLFYLEESHKRDICRDDFGRASTESFLTPRENRYWFMSGLRLRHCCEHAVVNALAPGKGGPLEDVLNGGRKCADALEKLLLVDRLAARLHCEFEEVLARYDCAQPYSVIHNCNHCKEAYRKWVCSSLVPYFAHGGPQDLESSEGTWTRIRPCLSLCQSVEQRCPYLLPGDRAPAYPTQYAGEPTFLCRDPNILETGEQATRALHSSDERECCFHVCSEQELDLGICANCTDRELRKRGREFDPPTAPHCEITPIQSESADEEEAAGWPVFMDDKDIEFGSTSTFFPMILHDQQQQQRQQQQYQGTSLCGSGGVGSMTSSSSNRATASHIVHFLCLLSSMIQFFRWSCLLLGSFSRMIVVLVRNVLHSGGGFAFFVVGSERVKEEEEEGRGGKGEESGGRRGGREGREMRSIEEIRPRSRSDCFCFRWWCPSLSSMNRKLTISLNKKDNKNEEEQEKEDEDDDDDDNDDDDDNIDDNDNDDNDDDDDDDDDDDDDDDDDDDDDDYYDDDDNDNDNDDDDYDDAKEEEEERKKKEKNWRKVWWRQWCCWWSFWCRKYRNNERSEYRRRIELLPIVVNVVIVNAVVVHVILEVRSNKRTTKERESRRRPRHRRRRYKLEPRRGRCRWRWKEEDSDSSFVQRKEPEGSIFSFLPFPLSPPSRLRPTNERILEGRDIVHDPTTIYPFLHSPIPFLPPCVRKRPKDEAGPCSR